From Thermodesulfobacteriota bacterium, the proteins below share one genomic window:
- a CDS encoding M48 family metallopeptidase has translation MLRKLFSDKFKTPLVLLLSCFLLASTIIACYKAPITGRSQFIILTQDQENEMGLTAFNEVLKSETLSTNQSYNDAVTRVGKRIAAVSHSQNANWDFKVIDDDDQINAFALPGGKVGVYTGLLPVAQTDAGLATVMAHEVAHVTARHGGERVSTSVLAQLGAVGIGAAMGGSDPYVYQAVMQAYGLGANVGVLLPFSRTQESEADRIGLIYMAKAGYDPREAVAFWQRMDAAAKGSSPPEFLSTHPGYQTRVQNLQRWLPEAMTYYNQAEKAPNNKITK, from the coding sequence ATGTTAAGAAAACTGTTTTCTGACAAATTTAAAACTCCATTAGTTTTACTACTAAGCTGTTTCCTATTAGCATCAACTATAATTGCTTGCTATAAAGCGCCTATAACGGGGCGCTCTCAGTTTATAATCCTTACTCAGGACCAAGAAAATGAGATGGGGCTTACAGCATTTAATGAAGTACTGAAAAGTGAAACATTATCGACAAATCAAAGTTATAACGATGCAGTTACGAGAGTAGGCAAAAGAATTGCTGCTGTATCGCACTCGCAGAACGCTAATTGGGATTTTAAAGTTATAGATGACGATGATCAGATAAATGCATTTGCGCTTCCTGGCGGTAAAGTAGGAGTATATACAGGGCTATTGCCAGTTGCACAGACTGACGCCGGGCTTGCAACCGTAATGGCGCACGAGGTGGCCCACGTTACGGCCAGACACGGTGGTGAGAGAGTTTCAACCAGTGTTTTGGCGCAGCTAGGAGCGGTAGGAATCGGAGCAGCCATGGGCGGAAGTGACCCGTATGTATATCAAGCTGTAATGCAGGCCTATGGGCTTGGAGCAAATGTAGGAGTGCTTTTACCCTTTAGCAGAACTCAAGAATCAGAAGCAGACAGAATCGGGCTAATCTATATGGCCAAGGCCGGTTATGACCCACGTGAGGCAGTAGCGTTCTGGCAGAGAATGGACGCCGCCGCCAAGGGGTCTTCGCCGCCAGAATTTTTATCAACGCACCCGGGCTATCAGACAAGGGTTCAAAACTTGCAAAGATGGCTCCCGGAGGCCATGACCTATTATAATCAGGCAGAGAAAGCCCCAAATAATAAAATTACCAAGTAA
- a CDS encoding endonuclease III domain-containing protein: protein MDTSPRIKNIYQLLYQKYGPQGWWPGDTKLEYVLGAILTQNTSWKNVEKAISNLKSLDLISANKLKLLSVDELALLIKPSGYYNQKAIKIKYFINFLFENYSGDLDKLFKEDIQTLRNNLLHIKGIGPETADSIILYGAVKPIFVIDAYTYRIFSRHGIVPEETNYNEMQELFMDSLEHEPTIFNEYHALIVKLGKEHCKKRKPICTGCPLEGDPHTV from the coding sequence ATGGACACATCACCAAGAATTAAAAATATCTATCAATTACTGTATCAAAAATATGGTCCTCAGGGGTGGTGGCCCGGAGATACGAAGCTTGAATACGTTCTAGGGGCAATACTAACCCAAAATACGTCATGGAAAAATGTAGAAAAGGCAATTTCTAATTTAAAATCTCTAGATCTTATCTCTGCTAATAAATTGAAATTGCTATCCGTAGATGAGCTTGCACTTTTAATAAAACCCTCTGGGTATTACAACCAAAAAGCTATCAAAATAAAATATTTCATAAACTTCTTATTTGAAAACTATAGCGGGGATTTAGATAAGTTATTTAAAGAAGATATTCAGACACTCAGAAATAATCTGCTTCACATTAAGGGCATCGGACCTGAAACAGCCGACAGTATAATTCTTTATGGAGCAGTGAAACCAATCTTTGTAATAGATGCTTACACATACCGAATATTCTCAAGACATGGAATTGTGCCTGAAGAAACTAATTATAATGAGATGCAGGAGCTGTTTATGGACTCCTTAGAACATGAGCCTACTATATTTAACGAATATCATGCGCTTATTGTAAAGTTAGGTAAAGAGCACTGCAAGAAAAGAAAACCTATATGCACGGGCTGCCCGCTTGAGGGCGACCCGCACACAGTTTAG
- the rpmI gene encoding 50S ribosomal protein L35 gives MPKMKSNRSAAKRFKVTGSGKIKRARGGGHHLNVKKSRKRKRRLNDPKFLSGDVAKRIKSYI, from the coding sequence ATGCCGAAGATGAAATCAAATAGAAGTGCCGCAAAAAGATTCAAAGTTACCGGTAGTGGTAAGATAAAAAGAGCTAGGGGCGGAGGACACCATTTAAACGTTAAAAAATCTAGAAAACGTAAAAGAAGACTTAACGATCCTAAGTTTTTAAGTGGTGATGTAGCTAAAAGAATAAAAAGTTATATATAA
- the infC gene encoding translation initiation factor IF-3 has protein sequence MKGRGSYKSREPEVRINQRIRAREVRLVDADGSQLGVVSIQEALNLSEDRGVDLVEVAPNANPPVCRLMDYGKYKYELKKQAAAKKQKSQTVKEIKFRPNIGDHDLDVKINRIREFLEEDNKTKVRIFFRGREIVHPELGRSLANRILERVADLGGVDIPPKMEGKNLTMVITPTKKTQEKSAKKKDTEDESAQGGKENAEDEIK, from the coding sequence GTGAAAGGAAGAGGATCTTACAAAAGCAGGGAGCCTGAGGTTAGGATAAACCAACGGATTAGAGCCAGGGAAGTGAGGCTTGTTGACGCTGATGGCTCGCAGTTGGGAGTGGTTTCAATACAAGAGGCGCTAAATTTGTCTGAGGACAGGGGCGTGGATCTTGTTGAGGTTGCGCCTAATGCAAATCCTCCTGTTTGCCGGCTCATGGATTACGGAAAATATAAGTATGAACTTAAAAAGCAAGCAGCGGCTAAAAAGCAGAAATCACAGACAGTAAAAGAAATTAAATTTAGACCTAATATCGGAGATCATGACCTGGATGTAAAAATAAACCGCATCCGGGAGTTTTTAGAAGAAGATAATAAAACAAAAGTTAGAATATTTTTCAGAGGTAGAGAGATTGTTCACCCAGAGTTAGGAAGATCTCTTGCAAACAGGATCTTGGAGAGAGTAGCAGATTTAGGCGGGGTGGACATACCTCCTAAGATGGAAGGAAAGAATTTAACAATGGTGATTACACCAACGAAAAAAACTCAAGAAAAGAGTGCTAAGAAAAAAGACACTGAGGATGAGAGCGCTCAAGGTGGGAAAGAAAATGCCGAAGATGAAATCAAATAG
- a CDS encoding TetR/AcrR family transcriptional regulator, whose protein sequence is MAKPQKLMNKKAAPSKKRGRTKSRKDEIMKAAANLFSKKTYHDVTMDEIAEEVGVAKGTIYLYFDSKENLYLEILEHTHQTIESILEKEIAKHHPAPEKLKNILALIFQFYFQNMDVLRILTRDETRLIQEHFEFTERWRHRRIKLYRKILEKGIKEGSFRPANTELMALIIFGLVGSVMFFYPTDKSAGEIAEEVFSMISEGIMVSQQESTFGERGSQ, encoded by the coding sequence ATGGCAAAACCGCAAAAATTAATGAATAAAAAAGCTGCCCCTTCAAAGAAGAGAGGCAGAACCAAAAGCCGCAAAGACGAGATAATGAAAGCGGCTGCTAATCTGTTTTCCAAAAAAACTTACCATGATGTTACCATGGATGAGATAGCCGAAGAAGTTGGCGTAGCCAAAGGAACAATTTATCTATATTTTGATTCCAAAGAAAATCTATACCTGGAAATACTAGAGCACACACACCAGACAATCGAGTCCATATTAGAGAAAGAAATAGCAAAGCACCACCCAGCTCCAGAAAAACTCAAGAACATATTGGCATTAATATTCCAGTTTTATTTCCAGAACATGGATGTGCTTCGTATTTTGACTCGTGATGAAACCAGGCTTATACAAGAGCACTTTGAGTTCACAGAGCGCTGGCGTCATAGAAGAATAAAACTATATAGAAAAATTTTAGAAAAAGGCATCAAAGAAGGATCGTTTCGACCTGCAAATACGGAGCTTATGGCTCTAATTATCTTTGGATTAGTAGGATCGGTGATGTTTTTCTATCCAACAGATAAATCTGCAGGCGAAATCGCGGAGGAGGTATTTTCAATGATTTCTGAGGGTATTATGGTCTCTCAACAAGAAAGTACCTTTGGGGAGAGAGGATCACAGTAG
- the rplT gene encoding 50S ribosomal protein L20: MRVKRGVPSRKRRKRLLKQAKGYWGKRKNNIRRANETLIRALAYAYRDRRQRKRDFRRLWIARINAAVRPYGLSYSKFMGSLKKAGIELDRKALSEMAIREPESFKAVVDVAKSGLN; encoded by the coding sequence ATGAGAGTAAAAAGAGGAGTCCCTTCTAGAAAAAGAAGAAAGAGACTACTAAAACAAGCCAAGGGTTATTGGGGTAAAAGAAAAAATAACATTCGTAGGGCTAATGAAACTTTAATCCGTGCACTAGCCTATGCATATAGAGACAGGCGTCAGAGAAAAAGAGATTTCAGAAGGCTATGGATTGCTAGAATAAACGCTGCAGTAAGACCATATGGACTCTCGTACAGCAAATTCATGGGTTCACTCAAAAAAGCAGGGATTGAACTAGATAGAAAAGCGCTTTCTGAGATGGCAATAAGAGAACCCGAGAGTTTTAAAGCAGTGGTTGATGTTGCTAAATCCGGCCTAAATTAA
- a CDS encoding type 1 glutamine amidotransferase domain-containing protein — MKKVLFVLTSHDQLGDTGEKTGFWIEEFASPYYILRDNGIIVDLASPKGGQPPIDPKSFSPEFMTPSTERFNKDTGTQDILSKTYKLEDVEEADYDAVFYPGGHGPLWDLAESKDSISLIETFYANNKPISAVCHAPAVFKHTKDQNGNSLVKGKKVTGFSNSEEDAVELTDVVPFLVEDMLISNEGIYSKGSDWAPYCVTDGLLITGQNPASSELVAEKLLKTIT; from the coding sequence ATGAAAAAAGTATTATTTGTGCTCACTAGTCATGATCAATTAGGTGACACAGGAGAAAAAACAGGATTTTGGATCGAAGAGTTTGCAAGCCCATATTATATTTTGAGGGATAACGGAATCATTGTAGATTTAGCATCTCCGAAAGGGGGACAGCCTCCAATCGATCCTAAAAGCTTTTCACCGGAATTTATGACACCCTCTACTGAGAGATTTAATAAAGACACTGGAACACAAGACATTCTGAGCAAAACATATAAATTAGAAGATGTAGAAGAGGCGGACTATGACGCTGTTTTCTATCCGGGTGGGCACGGCCCTTTATGGGATTTGGCAGAAAGTAAAGACTCAATTTCCTTAATAGAGACATTCTACGCAAACAATAAGCCCATTTCAGCTGTTTGCCATGCTCCTGCAGTTTTTAAGCATACAAAAGACCAAAATGGGAATAGTTTGGTAAAAGGGAAAAAAGTCACCGGATTTTCTAATTCTGAGGAAGATGCGGTTGAGTTGACTGATGTTGTTCCGTTTTTGGTTGAGGACATGCTGATATCAAATGAAGGTATATACTCAAAAGGTTCAGACTGGGCTCCCTATTGTGTCACTGATGGTCTATTGATTACAGGACAAAACCCTGCCTCCTCTGAATTGGTTGCAGAAAAATTATTAAAAACTATCACTTAA
- the ilvB gene encoding biosynthetic-type acetolactate synthase large subunit, with product MEKIKGREILLEMLVNEGVDTVFCPLSSRETDFLCFIPEKYRDKIKFVKARHEQAAAHMADGYARATGRPGVLITLPGPYGINTVTGLTTAHMDSAPIICIVADLDPWNTDTGDTFISDHIGITQSCTKHNYLVKKTSDITKTIREAIHVAKTGRPGPVLVDIPFKVLAGEEKFTLPKLDIRGYKEVKKGDPAQVKRAVEMILKSKRPVIFGGGGLIISGATDELVKFAHAYKIPVTNTLMGIGSYPTDDPFYVNWIGMHGAYNANMAVHESDLVISIGARFDDRATGGNFEKFAPKAKIIHIDIDPSTIDKNIVVHCPIIGDAKAVLKQMLEIIPSDFEVDRSDWIKKIRDWDQEHPMSYSQQGSKIKTTYVIDKISEITNGEAIVAADVGQHQMWLAQFYRFKNPRAHITSGGLGTMGFGLPAAIGAKFGRPDNQVICVCGDGSFQMNMQEIATAVENEMDLKIIVLNNRHHGMVRQWQTLFFNSNYSSSYFEVLPDFVKIAKSYGASGFHITKPEEVEPSLKEGLTMKGVVLIEIEVDYEEMVYPMLTPGGDMSDMIVQPSDLA from the coding sequence ATGGAAAAAATAAAGGGTAGAGAAATATTATTAGAGATGCTGGTAAATGAGGGAGTAGACACTGTGTTCTGTCCTCTGAGCAGCAGAGAGACTGATTTTCTTTGTTTTATCCCTGAGAAATATAGGGATAAGATAAAATTTGTAAAAGCACGCCACGAGCAGGCAGCCGCGCACATGGCCGACGGGTACGCAAGGGCCACAGGTAGGCCGGGAGTATTGATAACTCTCCCGGGACCATATGGCATTAATACCGTTACCGGGCTGACAACTGCACACATGGACTCAGCACCAATCATATGCATAGTAGCAGATCTCGACCCTTGGAATACTGACACGGGAGATACATTTATATCAGATCATATAGGGATTACTCAATCCTGCACTAAGCATAATTATCTCGTTAAAAAAACTTCTGATATTACTAAAACCATAAGAGAGGCAATTCATGTTGCAAAGACCGGAAGGCCCGGGCCTGTTTTAGTTGACATACCTTTTAAGGTTTTAGCCGGGGAAGAGAAATTCACTTTACCCAAATTGGACATAAGGGGTTACAAGGAGGTTAAGAAGGGTGATCCTGCACAGGTAAAACGGGCTGTTGAGATGATACTTAAATCAAAGCGCCCTGTGATTTTCGGCGGCGGGGGACTAATAATATCAGGAGCCACTGATGAGCTCGTAAAGTTTGCGCATGCCTACAAAATACCTGTAACCAATACCCTAATGGGAATAGGCTCCTATCCTACGGACGACCCTTTCTATGTTAACTGGATAGGAATGCACGGCGCTTACAACGCGAATATGGCCGTACATGAAAGTGACCTGGTTATATCCATAGGCGCAAGGTTCGATGATCGTGCTACAGGTGGTAATTTCGAGAAATTCGCACCAAAGGCGAAGATTATTCATATAGACATAGACCCGTCAACGATAGATAAAAACATTGTTGTCCACTGCCCGATTATTGGGGATGCCAAGGCAGTGTTAAAGCAGATGCTTGAGATAATCCCCTCTGATTTTGAGGTCGACAGATCAGACTGGATCAAAAAGATAAGGGATTGGGACCAAGAACATCCTATGAGTTATTCACAGCAGGGCTCTAAGATAAAAACAACCTATGTAATAGATAAGATCTCTGAGATAACCAATGGGGAAGCCATAGTAGCGGCTGACGTCGGTCAGCATCAGATGTGGCTTGCCCAGTTTTACAGATTCAAGAACCCAAGAGCGCACATTACCTCGGGTGGTTTAGGAACCATGGGTTTTGGACTCCCAGCTGCGATCGGCGCAAAATTTGGGAGACCTGACAATCAGGTGATATGCGTATGCGGAGACGGTAGCTTCCAGATGAATATGCAGGAGATTGCGACCGCTGTAGAGAACGAGATGGATTTAAAGATAATAGTGCTAAACAACAGGCATCATGGAATGGTGCGGCAGTGGCAGACTCTATTTTTTAACAGCAATTATTCTTCGTCTTATTTCGAAGTGCTTCCGGATTTTGTTAAAATTGCTAAGTCTTACGGTGCTTCGGGATTTCACATTACTAAACCCGAGGAAGTTGAACCGAGTCTCAAAGAGGGGCTTACCATGAAAGGGGTGGTTTTAATTGAAATTGAGGTTGATTATGAGGAAATGGTTTATCCCATGCTAACCCCGGGCGGAGATATGAGCGATATGATTGTACAGCCATCAGATCTGGCCTAA
- the thrS gene encoding threonine--tRNA ligase — MANINIQLPDGESKSFPKGTTVGEIIESIGAHNSAVGARVNGDLADFYYELDSDSELEPIKMNSEEGLYFIRHTAAHVMAEAVQSLFPDAKVTIGPVIDNGFYYDFEYSRGFTPEDLEAIEKKMKEISSQKKPLVRKKVSREDAIQIFEKDGESYKVEIVNDLPSDQPITIYDQEGWYDLCRGPHAPSTGFVRAFKLLSSAGAYWRGDEKNAMLQRIYGTAFWDRKELKAYLDQIEEAKKRDHRKLGKELDLFSIQEEVGPGLVLWHPKGSRIRKVIEDFWRDQHEKYGYEFLYTPHIADIDLWKTSGHLDFYNENMYPRMEVDNTEYQIKPMNCPFHIMIYKTDIRSYRDLPLRWAEIGTVYRYERSGVLHGLLRVRGFSQDDAHIFCRPDQIEQEVIEVLDLTTLFLKTFGFDDYEVYLSTRPDKFVGVEEVWDKATDALRAALESKGLDYEVDEGGGAFYGPKIDLKIKDVLGRAWQCSTVQVDFNLPERFDMSYIGDDNARHQPIMIHRAIFGSMERFFGVLIEHYGGAFPLWLSPVQMRIATIGDEQVEYGEQVYKALKEKKLRVEKDFRNEKLGFKVREAQLEKIPYLLVIGNNEMESGTIAPRKLGGKNLPSISVEDFIASIESELDPQSWREGE; from the coding sequence ATGGCTAATATAAACATACAACTCCCAGATGGAGAAAGTAAATCGTTCCCCAAAGGAACTACAGTAGGCGAAATAATAGAATCTATAGGCGCTCATAACTCCGCCGTAGGGGCCAGAGTAAACGGCGATCTTGCGGATTTCTACTATGAACTGGACTCAGATTCTGAACTTGAGCCTATTAAGATGAATTCGGAAGAAGGGCTATATTTTATTAGGCACACCGCTGCCCATGTAATGGCTGAAGCAGTGCAGAGTCTATTTCCTGATGCAAAAGTTACCATAGGTCCTGTAATTGATAACGGATTCTACTATGATTTTGAATATTCAAGGGGATTTACACCCGAAGATCTTGAAGCAATAGAAAAGAAGATGAAGGAGATATCTTCTCAGAAAAAGCCGCTGGTCAGGAAAAAAGTATCGCGTGAAGACGCAATTCAAATATTTGAAAAAGATGGAGAGAGCTATAAAGTCGAGATCGTAAACGATCTCCCCTCGGATCAGCCAATAACAATATATGATCAAGAAGGCTGGTATGACCTTTGCCGTGGGCCTCATGCGCCGTCAACCGGATTTGTTAGAGCCTTTAAATTACTTAGCTCAGCAGGAGCATACTGGAGAGGGGATGAGAAAAACGCAATGCTGCAAAGAATTTACGGCACAGCGTTTTGGGATAGGAAAGAGCTTAAGGCTTATCTGGACCAAATAGAAGAAGCTAAAAAAAGAGATCATAGAAAGCTCGGAAAAGAGCTTGATCTATTCAGTATACAGGAAGAAGTTGGACCGGGACTTGTGCTTTGGCATCCAAAAGGTTCAAGAATAAGAAAAGTAATTGAGGATTTTTGGCGTGATCAGCATGAGAAGTATGGATACGAGTTTCTCTATACTCCTCACATAGCAGACATTGATCTTTGGAAAACAAGTGGGCATTTGGACTTCTACAACGAAAATATGTATCCAAGAATGGAAGTGGACAACACTGAGTATCAGATAAAGCCCATGAACTGTCCATTTCATATTATGATCTATAAAACTGATATAAGAAGCTACCGTGATCTGCCGCTTAGGTGGGCAGAAATAGGTACCGTATACCGCTATGAGCGTTCAGGGGTGCTTCACGGCCTACTCAGAGTAAGAGGTTTTTCACAAGACGATGCACACATATTCTGCAGACCCGATCAAATAGAACAAGAGGTTATTGAGGTCCTTGATCTAACAACTCTATTTCTAAAAACGTTTGGTTTTGACGACTATGAAGTTTACCTTTCCACAAGGCCGGATAAGTTTGTGGGTGTTGAGGAAGTTTGGGATAAAGCCACCGATGCCCTTCGAGCTGCACTTGAATCCAAGGGTTTGGACTATGAAGTTGATGAGGGAGGGGGCGCGTTCTATGGTCCAAAGATCGACCTTAAAATTAAAGATGTGCTTGGTAGAGCTTGGCAGTGCTCCACAGTTCAGGTAGATTTTAACCTTCCTGAGAGGTTTGACATGTCATATATAGGTGATGACAATGCTCGTCATCAGCCTATAATGATTCACCGCGCAATATTCGGGTCAATGGAAAGGTTCTTTGGGGTTCTCATTGAACATTACGGGGGAGCATTTCCACTTTGGCTAAGTCCGGTTCAAATGCGGATTGCGACAATAGGCGATGAACAGGTAGAGTATGGTGAGCAGGTTTATAAGGCACTTAAGGAAAAGAAACTAAGAGTTGAGAAAGATTTTAGAAACGAAAAGCTTGGGTTTAAAGTAAGAGAGGCCCAGCTTGAGAAAATTCCCTACTTACTTGTAATAGGGAATAATGAAATGGAGTCGGGTACAATAGCACCTAGAAAATTAGGAGGAAAGAATTTACCCTCAATAAGCGTTGAAGATTTTATAGCTTCTATAGAATCGGAGCTTGACCCGCAAAGCTGGCGGGAAGGCGAATAA
- a CDS encoding aminotransferase class I/II-fold pyridoxal phosphate-dependent enzyme, translating to MAVSYPFSSKISHFVPPKQWASMRVARDLEKKTGQKIIHFEKGDYQGPDFETPQHVLEATEQALRDGYVRYDPGPGLPELREALAEEMTGRGRPTKPEEVIVTAGAKHALTMSLLTFLEEGDHVIFPNPGYPPDEVWAKYVRAQIDHTPLTDPDWQFDVDKLDAMITDKTKLLIINTPQRPNGHLVENPDAIAELVFKNPQLMVITDEIFSHVTYDKPHLSISNVEGMAERSLVIDTFSKTYAMTGWRIGFAVAPVPVIDKLSIFLQDSITNVAAFIQKAAYVALTGPQDWVHEKHALLQQKRDRMVAGLNTVPGVTCDTPDGAFYAFADIRGTGLTSQEFTDQLVEKAGVAVVAGTAFGSQGEGFVRVTYACADEDIDEGIRRMKEVNLGE from the coding sequence ATGGCAGTTTCATATCCATTCAGCTCAAAAATTAGCCACTTTGTTCCGCCAAAACAATGGGCTAGCATGAGGGTAGCACGGGACTTAGAGAAAAAGACCGGGCAGAAGATTATTCATTTTGAAAAGGGAGATTATCAAGGTCCTGACTTTGAAACTCCTCAACACGTATTAGAGGCAACTGAGCAGGCACTCAGAGATGGTTATGTCAGATACGATCCGGGACCGGGACTGCCGGAGCTAAGAGAAGCTCTTGCAGAAGAAATGACAGGACGCGGAAGACCAACAAAACCTGAAGAGGTTATTGTTACAGCGGGTGCAAAACACGCGCTTACAATGTCGCTACTGACATTTCTTGAAGAAGGAGACCACGTTATTTTCCCTAACCCAGGCTATCCGCCTGATGAGGTGTGGGCAAAATATGTAAGGGCTCAGATAGATCACACACCACTTACCGATCCTGACTGGCAGTTTGACGTCGATAAGCTGGATGCGATGATCACAGATAAAACCAAATTGCTTATCATTAATACCCCGCAGAGACCAAACGGACACCTAGTAGAGAACCCCGACGCGATAGCAGAGCTTGTATTTAAGAATCCACAACTAATGGTAATCACAGACGAAATATTTTCCCATGTCACCTATGATAAGCCACATTTGTCAATTTCCAACGTAGAGGGAATGGCTGAAAGATCACTAGTTATCGACACATTCTCAAAAACTTACGCCATGACAGGCTGGAGAATAGGATTTGCAGTTGCTCCAGTGCCTGTGATTGATAAACTTTCAATCTTCCTTCAGGACAGTATTACAAACGTTGCAGCATTTATTCAAAAAGCTGCATACGTTGCACTCACAGGGCCTCAGGACTGGGTACATGAGAAGCATGCACTTCTTCAGCAGAAAAGAGACCGCATGGTTGCTGGGCTTAACACTGTTCCTGGCGTAACCTGCGACACCCCTGACGGCGCTTTTTATGCTTTTGCCGACATTAGAGGCACAGGACTAACATCTCAGGAATTTACAGATCAGTTAGTTGAGAAAGCTGGTGTTGCCGTAGTAGCCGGTACAGCTTTCGGAAGCCAAGGTGAGGGTTTTGTAAGAGTAACTTATGCCTGCGCTGATGAAGATATCGATGAAGGTATCAGAAGAATGAAAGAAGTTAACTTAGGCGAATAA